The proteins below come from a single Sphingomicrobium sediminis genomic window:
- the grpE gene encoding nucleotide exchange factor GrpE, which produces MNDDIDKEAEEIREETAEDSPELQEHDRLAELEGQLEEAKQNALYAAAEVQNVRRRLEQEKADATKFAVTGFARDMLAVKDHLERALDHVPDEARDGRAAKFIEGIEATLREMESIFTRQGIERVAAQGLELDPNVHQAMIEVPTDDAEPGTIVQEMQAGYTLKGRLLRPAMVGVAKKP; this is translated from the coding sequence ATGAACGACGATATCGATAAAGAAGCCGAGGAAATCCGCGAGGAAACCGCGGAAGACTCGCCCGAACTGCAGGAGCATGACCGCCTTGCCGAGCTGGAAGGACAGCTCGAGGAGGCCAAGCAGAATGCGCTTTATGCCGCTGCCGAGGTGCAGAATGTGCGCCGTCGGCTGGAGCAGGAAAAGGCCGACGCGACCAAGTTTGCGGTGACCGGCTTTGCCCGCGACATGCTGGCGGTGAAGGATCATCTCGAACGCGCGCTAGACCATGTGCCCGATGAGGCACGCGACGGTCGTGCGGCCAAGTTCATCGAGGGGATCGAAGCGACGCTGCGCGAGATGGAATCGATCTTCACCCGCCAGGGTATCGAACGTGTCGCGGCGCAGGGTCTCGAACTCGACCCCAACGTCCACCAGGCGATGATCGAAGTGCCCACCGACGATGCCGAACCCGGCACGATCGTGCAGGAAATGCAGGCCGGCTACACGCTGAAGGGCCGCCTCCTGCGTCCCGCCATGGTCGGGGTCGCCAAGAAGCCGTGA
- the hrcA gene encoding heat-inducible transcriptional repressor HrcA, producing MSERLDDLTGRMRSIFAEVVTAYLEQGAPVGSKALTERVPLSPASIRGVMAELEARGLLTAPHTSAGRMPTETGLRLFVDGMMQMQRPHARTRAAIENELNSDDVAQALEATTTRLSGLSACAGIVTAPKREARLKQLAFMPLDQSRALAVMVGADGSVENRVVPLPQGTSPIALNEIANYVSGRLSGLTLSEAEARLRRDISDRKEQLDDQAADLVAAGLADWGKDQQAREVLIVRGRANLLDDKSAENLEQVKQLFEELENRQEIMRLLEGVRDGEGVRIFIGSENRMFALSGSSVIAAPYRDADDKVVGVIGVIGPTRLNYARVVPMVDFTAEALTRRMV from the coding sequence ATGAGCGAGCGGCTTGACGATTTGACCGGCCGGATGCGGTCCATCTTTGCCGAGGTAGTGACTGCCTATCTCGAGCAGGGGGCGCCGGTCGGGTCGAAAGCGCTGACCGAGCGCGTGCCGCTGTCGCCGGCATCGATCCGCGGGGTGATGGCGGAGCTGGAGGCGAGGGGGCTGCTCACCGCGCCGCATACCAGTGCCGGGCGGATGCCGACCGAAACCGGGCTTCGCCTCTTCGTCGACGGCATGATGCAGATGCAGCGCCCCCATGCACGGACCCGCGCGGCGATCGAGAATGAATTGAATAGCGACGACGTGGCGCAGGCGCTGGAGGCGACGACCACGCGCCTGTCGGGCCTGTCGGCCTGTGCAGGCATCGTGACGGCACCCAAGCGCGAAGCACGATTGAAGCAGCTGGCCTTCATGCCGCTTGACCAATCGCGCGCCCTTGCCGTGATGGTGGGTGCCGATGGCAGCGTCGAAAATCGCGTCGTGCCGCTGCCGCAGGGCACCAGCCCGATCGCGCTCAATGAAATTGCCAATTATGTGAGCGGTCGCCTGTCGGGCCTGACGCTCTCCGAGGCCGAAGCGCGCCTGCGCCGCGATATTTCGGATCGCAAGGAACAGCTGGACGATCAGGCTGCCGATCTGGTCGCCGCAGGGCTCGCCGATTGGGGCAAGGACCAGCAGGCCCGCGAAGTTCTGATCGTGCGCGGCCGTGCCAACCTGCTCGACGACAAGAGCGCCGAAAATCTCGAACAGGTGAAACAGCTTTTCGAGGAATTGGAGAACCGGCAGGAGATCATGCGGCTCCTCGAAGGGGTGCGCGACGGCGAAGGCGTGCGCATCTTCATCGGATCGGAAAACCGCATGTTCGCGTTGTCAGGGTCGAGCGTCATTGCCGCGCCCTATCGCGACGCGGATGACAAGGTGGTGGGCGTGATCGGCGTGATCGGGCCTACGAGATTGAACTATGCGCGGGTCGTCCCGATGGTGGACTTCACCGCAGAAGCGCTTACGAGACGGATGGTATGA
- a CDS encoding DUF6438 domain-containing protein gives MKRLIFVSMAMLALSGCATMAKRPDPPKIVYETTPCFGTCPVYRLGVDGDGLAVFEGMQHTAMKGQRMFAVRPAEFAAFSAALAPYRPDGSVEYVGANCATLATDFPGVRIVWTDNGRTDTLVADFGCDTDANRAMYQAIADAVDVLPLKPYVGR, from the coding sequence ATGAAGCGGCTTATTTTCGTGAGTATGGCGATGCTGGCGCTGTCCGGTTGTGCAACCATGGCGAAGCGGCCCGACCCGCCCAAGATCGTCTACGAAACCACGCCCTGCTTCGGCACCTGCCCGGTCTATCGCCTCGGTGTCGATGGCGATGGCCTCGCCGTGTTCGAGGGCATGCAGCATACCGCGATGAAAGGGCAGCGCATGTTCGCCGTCCGCCCCGCCGAATTCGCCGCCTTCAGCGCAGCGCTGGCGCCCTATCGGCCCGACGGGAGTGTCGAATATGTCGGCGCGAATTGCGCGACGTTGGCGACCGACTTTCCGGGCGTCCGCATCGTCTGGACCGACAATGGCCGCACCGACACTTTGGTCGCCGATTTCGGCTGCGACACCGACGCCAACCGCGCCATGTACCAGGCGATCGCCGATGCCGTCGATGTGCTGCCGCTGAAGCCCTATGTGGGGCGTTGA